Proteins from one Oscillatoria nigro-viridis PCC 7112 genomic window:
- a CDS encoding type II toxin -antitoxin system TacA 1-like antitoxin, translating to MRSLVKTETSTETRLSWWAYLFVLDEFIAEADATINGPAALGNPVLKLSERDWDFLLDMMLDPPPPNEALIKLFQDYGNSNK from the coding sequence ATGCGATCGCTCGTCAAAACCGAAACCAGTACCGAAACCAGACTCTCTTGGTGGGCTTACCTATTTGTCCTCGACGAATTCATTGCCGAAGCAGATGCTACTATCAACGGCCCAGCAGCCCTTGGCAACCCAGTTTTGAAGCTGTCCGAGCGCGACTGGGATTTTTTGCTAGACATGATGTTAGATCCGCCTCCTCCAAATGAAGCTCTGATTAAATTATTTCAAGACTATGGCAACTCAAACAAATAA
- a CDS encoding sulfotransferase, whose protein sequence is MSITMTSQYLDYAKAVREEIFQHINQPLWYQKSIQDVSKVVIILSSPRSGSSLLFHLLSHTEQLLSLNGEHTTYYKLNGYSFPFRNFQSDFLENPKISKSDLKNFSRDFLSSVGVGSEQVISRPEELKNFTQLMALRLPMQWPQLGMSAEQWLGYIAEACRQYFYEHSTWNSSIFLIDILKRLLIYYPGFNPFYYDIKPSLLKSHFPNISYPKAPPNPHFCIEEPPFIVLKPRRCPTSEEISSKPWLLKASIDAFRLPLLKQLFPNAEFKIIHLTRLPATSINGLYDGWSHRGFFSHNLEGIANLAIPGYSDLYEWGKHWWNYELPPQWKKVINQPLEYVCCFQWSSSHQVILESLAQEKANNILRVKFEDIISSSQQRLLTIGRILEFIGIGEDNELKKVVEEMQPVMCSVPADETRWLNRKSLILPVINQKSIRQLTNELGYENR, encoded by the coding sequence ATGTCTATAACCATGACCAGTCAATATTTAGATTACGCAAAAGCAGTCAGAGAAGAAATTTTTCAGCACATAAATCAACCTCTCTGGTATCAGAAAAGTATCCAAGATGTTAGCAAAGTAGTCATTATTCTATCCTCGCCACGTAGCGGGAGTAGTCTCCTTTTTCATCTCCTCAGCCATACAGAACAATTGCTCTCACTTAATGGAGAACATACCACTTATTACAAACTTAATGGCTACAGTTTTCCGTTTCGCAACTTTCAATCAGATTTTCTGGAAAATCCCAAGATAAGTAAGTCGGACTTAAAGAATTTTTCACGGGATTTTTTATCATCTGTTGGTGTAGGTTCTGAACAAGTAATTTCGAGACCCGAAGAATTGAAAAATTTTACTCAACTTATGGCTTTAAGACTACCTATGCAATGGCCACAATTGGGTATGTCAGCAGAACAGTGGTTAGGGTATATTGCAGAAGCTTGTAGACAATACTTTTACGAACATTCAACATGGAATTCATCTATCTTTCTAATCGACATTTTAAAAAGATTATTGATTTATTATCCAGGATTTAATCCGTTTTACTACGATATAAAACCATCTTTATTAAAGTCCCACTTCCCAAATATTAGTTATCCAAAAGCACCGCCTAATCCCCACTTTTGTATTGAGGAGCCTCCTTTTATTGTTCTCAAACCCCGCCGTTGTCCAACTTCAGAGGAAATTAGCAGCAAGCCTTGGTTGTTAAAAGCTTCAATTGATGCTTTTCGCCTTCCCCTGCTCAAGCAACTGTTTCCCAATGCCGAGTTTAAAATCATTCATCTTACTCGCCTTCCCGCAACAAGTATTAACGGTCTCTATGACGGCTGGAGTCACAGAGGATTTTTCTCTCATAATTTAGAGGGGATTGCTAATTTAGCAATCCCTGGATATTCTGATCTCTATGAATGGGGGAAACATTGGTGGAACTATGAACTTCCACCCCAATGGAAAAAGGTGATCAACCAACCTTTAGAATATGTTTGTTGCTTTCAGTGGTCGAGTTCACATCAGGTAATTTTAGAAAGTTTAGCACAAGAGAAAGCAAATAACATTTTGAGAGTGAAATTTGAAGATATTATCTCATCTTCCCAACAGCGTCTACTGACAATTGGTAGAATTTTGGAATTTATCGGAATTGGCGAAGATAACGAACTCAAAAAGGTTGTTGAAGAAATGCAGCCAGTGATGTGTTCAGTCCCAGCAGATGAGACTAGATGGCTTAATCGTAAATCCCTAATCCTGCCAGTTATCAATCAAAAATCAATTCGCCAATTAACAAATGAATTGGGATATGAAAATAGATAG
- a CDS encoding DUF4112 domain-containing protein, protein MSRYPIQNSSPNTPSPSHVASLRRLRRISHLLDNAIPIPGTKYRIGLDPILGLIPGGGDLISSIFAGYVVFKSAQMGVPQETLVKMAANIVFDTVAGTVPVAGDLLDVAWKANVKNIELLDAHLGSPEQGKKADWLFVAALLLGLILIVGGVIFLSVMLFGWLFQVITGR, encoded by the coding sequence ATGTCACGTTATCCTATACAAAATTCCTCCCCAAATACTCCCAGCCCATCTCATGTCGCATCCTTGCGCCGACTCCGCCGGATCAGCCATTTACTAGACAATGCAATTCCGATTCCCGGCACAAAATACCGTATCGGACTCGATCCGATATTGGGACTTATACCGGGCGGCGGCGATTTAATCAGTTCAATTTTTGCAGGATATGTTGTCTTCAAATCCGCTCAAATGGGAGTGCCTCAAGAGACTTTAGTAAAAATGGCAGCTAATATCGTATTTGATACAGTTGCTGGTACTGTACCGGTAGCCGGAGATTTGTTGGATGTTGCTTGGAAAGCTAATGTCAAAAATATAGAATTGCTGGATGCTCATTTAGGTTCCCCTGAACAAGGCAAAAAAGCCGATTGGCTATTTGTGGCGGCGTTGTTGTTGGGTTTGATATTAATTGTCGGAGGCGTGATTTTCTTGAGTGTGATGCTTTTTGGCTGGCTATTTCAAGTAATTACAGGGCGTTAA
- the dnaK gene encoding molecular chaperone DnaK, whose protein sequence is MGKVVGIDLGTTNSCVAVMEGGKPTVIANAEGGRTTPSVVAYAKNGDQLVGQIAKRQAVMNAENTFYSVKRFIGRRVDEVAHETTEVSYKVLKVGNSLKLDCPARGKQFAPEEISAQVLRKLVEDASKYLGETVTQAVITVPAYFNDSQRQATKDAGKIAGIEVLRIINEPTAAALAYGLDKKSNETILVFDLGGGTFDVSILEVGDGVFEVLATSGDTHLGGDDFDKKIVDYIANEFQRAEGIDLRKDKQALQRLTEAAEKAKIELSSVTQAEINLPFITATQDGPKHLDTTLTRGKFEELCSDLIDRSRIPVENAIRDAKLDKSAINEVVLVGGSTRIPAVQELVKKLLGKEPNQTVNPDEVVAVGAAIQAGVLSGEVKDILLLDVTPLSLGVETLGGVMTKIIPRNTTIPTKKSETFSTAVDGQTNVEIHVLQGEREMANDNKDLGTFRLDGVPPAPRGVPQIEVTFDIDANGILNVAAKDKGTGKEQSISITGASTLPSNEVDKMVKEAEANAAADKERREKIDRKNQADSQAYQIEKQLAELGDKVPPADKTKIEGLLKNLREAIASEDDDRIKTLTTELQQAFYAVSSNLYQQAGGPTDGPGGPGGPGGYGDGGPTGGGDDVIDADFTEGK, encoded by the coding sequence ATGGGAAAAGTAGTTGGAATTGACTTAGGTACGACAAACTCCTGCGTCGCAGTTATGGAAGGCGGCAAACCCACCGTCATAGCCAACGCCGAAGGGGGTCGCACCACACCTTCTGTAGTAGCATATGCTAAAAATGGCGATCAACTTGTCGGACAAATCGCCAAGCGTCAAGCCGTGATGAACGCCGAAAACACCTTTTACTCAGTAAAACGGTTTATCGGGCGTCGGGTTGATGAAGTAGCCCATGAAACCACTGAAGTTTCCTACAAAGTCCTCAAAGTCGGCAACAGCCTCAAACTAGACTGTCCCGCCCGCGGCAAACAATTTGCCCCAGAAGAAATTTCTGCACAAGTTCTCCGCAAACTGGTAGAAGACGCCAGTAAATACCTCGGCGAAACTGTTACCCAAGCAGTAATTACTGTTCCCGCTTATTTCAACGACTCCCAGCGCCAAGCTACGAAAGATGCGGGAAAAATTGCCGGCATAGAAGTGCTGCGGATTATTAACGAACCTACAGCAGCAGCTTTAGCTTACGGATTAGATAAAAAGAGCAACGAAACCATCCTCGTATTTGACTTAGGTGGCGGTACTTTCGACGTATCTATTCTCGAAGTAGGCGACGGCGTGTTTGAAGTGTTAGCAACTTCTGGAGACACTCACCTCGGCGGTGACGACTTCGACAAAAAAATCGTCGATTACATCGCTAACGAATTCCAAAGAGCCGAAGGCATTGACCTCCGCAAAGACAAACAAGCACTGCAACGCCTGACGGAAGCAGCAGAAAAAGCCAAGATTGAACTGTCAAGCGTTACGCAAGCAGAAATCAACCTGCCGTTTATTACCGCGACTCAAGACGGGCCAAAACACTTGGACACGACTTTGACGCGGGGCAAGTTTGAAGAACTGTGCTCGGATTTGATCGATCGCTCCCGCATCCCCGTAGAAAATGCGATCCGCGACGCCAAATTAGACAAATCTGCAATTAATGAAGTCGTCTTAGTTGGTGGTTCTACGCGGATTCCTGCGGTGCAAGAACTGGTCAAAAAACTCCTCGGCAAAGAACCCAACCAAACGGTAAACCCGGACGAAGTGGTCGCAGTGGGCGCAGCAATTCAAGCAGGCGTACTCTCCGGCGAAGTCAAAGACATCCTGTTGCTCGACGTTACCCCGCTGTCTCTCGGCGTCGAAACCTTGGGCGGCGTGATGACCAAAATCATTCCCCGCAACACCACTATTCCTACCAAGAAGTCGGAAACTTTCTCGACTGCTGTAGACGGCCAAACAAACGTGGAAATTCACGTTTTGCAAGGCGAACGGGAAATGGCGAATGATAACAAGGATTTGGGAACATTCCGCTTAGATGGAGTTCCTCCAGCCCCCCGTGGCGTACCTCAAATTGAAGTTACTTTCGATATCGATGCTAACGGTATTTTGAATGTAGCTGCTAAGGATAAAGGTACTGGCAAGGAGCAATCGATTAGCATTACTGGTGCTTCTACTTTGCCCAGCAATGAAGTCGACAAAATGGTCAAGGAAGCCGAGGCAAATGCGGCTGCTGACAAGGAACGTCGCGAAAAGATCGATCGCAAAAACCAAGCTGATTCTCAAGCCTATCAAATCGAGAAGCAGTTGGCAGAATTGGGTGATAAAGTCCCCCCTGCTGACAAAACTAAGATTGAAGGGTTGCTCAAAAACTTGCGCGAGGCGATCGCCAGTGAAGATGACGATCGCATCAAAACCCTAACAACAGAGTTGCAGCAAGCATTCTACGCTGTCAGCAGCAACCTGTACCAGCAAGCAGGCGGCCCAACTGATGGCCCTGGTGGCCCCGGTGGCCCTGGCGGCTATGGAGACGGCGGCCCCACTGGCGGCGGCGACGACGTGATTGACGCCGACTTCACAGAAGGCAAATAG
- a CDS encoding GNAT family N-acetyltransferase → MDFLIAPIDRIERSTSSLKKEPFNSGNPELDRYFKQYAQKNDRDGIAKTFVAFSSGGSQIIGYYSCCAGVVEREDLPADLRQRLPRYPIPAILIAKLAVDRSMQGRGLGKQLLLHALARAIDVSEIVGVYGVRVDAIDEKAKEFYQKFGFLECQETALSLFMLMNTIKQAANVKPSDPTAT, encoded by the coding sequence GTGGACTTCTTGATTGCTCCGATCGATAGAATAGAGCGCAGTACAAGCAGCCTTAAAAAAGAGCCATTTAATTCTGGAAATCCCGAATTAGATCGGTACTTCAAACAATACGCTCAAAAAAACGATCGAGATGGGATTGCCAAAACTTTTGTGGCTTTTTCGTCTGGAGGCAGTCAGATAATTGGCTATTATTCTTGCTGTGCAGGTGTAGTTGAACGCGAAGACTTACCAGCAGACCTGCGCCAGAGGCTGCCGAGATATCCGATTCCAGCTATACTGATTGCTAAACTTGCAGTCGATCGCTCAATGCAGGGTAGAGGACTTGGCAAACAACTATTACTTCACGCTCTTGCTAGAGCAATAGATGTATCCGAAATAGTAGGAGTTTACGGTGTCAGAGTTGATGCCATAGACGAGAAGGCAAAAGAGTTTTACCAGAAGTTTGGTTTTTTAGAATGCCAGGAAACTGCCCTTTCACTTTTTATGCTGATGAACACAATTAAACAAGCAGCAAATGTGAAGCCTTCCGATCCAACCGCTACTTAA
- the treY gene encoding malto-oligosyltrehalose synthase — MRIPTTTYRIQFHGGFNFEAAKQILSYLEDLGITDLYASPIFKARKGSSHGYDVVDSNQLNPDLGTSENFEGLTYEIKKRNMGWLQDIVPNHMAYDTQNLLLLDVLEHGPDSDYFDYFDIEWNHAYEHLRGRVLAPLLGNFYGECLENGEIQLKYSEIGLTINYYSLQLPVRIESYAKFISHNLGHLARELGRRHPDFIKFLGILYLIKNTPSETKGKTRYDQIAFVKGLLWELYNQNPLVQEFIDENIKVFNGEKGNPESFNLLDDLLSEQFYRLAFWKVGAEEINYRRFFTVNELISVKVEEIKVFHKNHALIFDMVDEGKFTGLRIDHIDGLYDPTEYLKRLREKVGDTYITVEKILEHEEDLPSYWPIEGTSGYDFLNYVNGVFCRCDREQQFSEIYQRFTRLNVPYEQLFLDKKGLIVEKNLAGDVDNLAQLLKNISGQSRQGNDFTRPGLEKALAAVLTIFPVYRTYINQDGLRESDRTYVKYAIAHAKQQVPRLLKELNFIETVLLLEEEETLTPEQKEQRRHFVMKLQQLTGPLMAKGVEDTLLYVYYRLLSLNEVGGNPSQFGVSLVDFHEFNKQQQVAWPHKMNATATHDTKRGEDVRARINVLSEIPDEWEQQVRSWREVNSSKKVNFVNRMVPDTNDEYFLYQTLLGSFPFEGIENTDYVARLKDYVIKAVREAKVYTAWLRPDNDYEAGFMTFVDSVLEPSEQNQFLNKFIPFCKKVANYGIFNSLSQTLLKIAAPGVPDIYQGTEFWDLSHVDPDNRRPVDFDRRIEVLREIKEQAQTDILQLVEDLIATREDARIKLFLTARALEARKKYLQVFQSGDYLPLQAVGTFKDNVVAFARSFGETTVIVIAPRFLTGIVKPEEMPIGKQVWKDTNLKLSEQMPSVWKDAITNQAVESNGTLAIGEALSYFPAALLIGKK, encoded by the coding sequence ATGAGAATTCCCACAACAACTTATCGGATTCAATTTCATGGAGGTTTTAACTTTGAAGCCGCCAAACAAATCCTTAGCTATCTGGAAGATTTAGGAATTACCGACCTTTACGCTTCACCAATATTTAAAGCCAGAAAAGGCAGCTCTCACGGATACGATGTCGTTGACTCAAATCAGCTCAATCCCGATTTGGGAACATCAGAAAATTTTGAAGGCCTCACATACGAAATCAAGAAACGGAACATGGGATGGCTGCAAGATATTGTCCCGAACCACATGGCTTACGATACTCAAAATTTGCTGCTGTTAGACGTATTGGAACACGGGCCCGATTCCGACTATTTTGATTACTTCGATATTGAATGGAATCACGCTTACGAACATCTCAGGGGTCGAGTGCTGGCTCCGCTGCTGGGCAATTTTTATGGAGAGTGTCTGGAAAATGGCGAGATTCAACTCAAATACAGCGAAATTGGGCTGACTATCAATTATTATAGCTTACAATTGCCAGTAAGAATTGAATCTTATGCTAAATTTATCAGTCATAATTTGGGGCATTTAGCCAGAGAATTAGGCAGACGCCATCCAGATTTTATCAAGTTTTTAGGAATTCTTTATTTGATTAAAAATACACCTTCAGAAACTAAAGGTAAAACCAGATACGATCAAATAGCTTTTGTCAAAGGACTGCTGTGGGAACTCTACAATCAAAATCCCCTTGTACAGGAATTCATCGATGAAAATATCAAAGTGTTTAACGGAGAAAAGGGAAATCCAGAAAGCTTTAATTTGCTAGACGATTTGCTTTCCGAGCAGTTTTACCGTCTGGCTTTCTGGAAAGTGGGGGCAGAGGAAATTAACTACCGAAGGTTTTTTACGGTCAACGAACTGATTTCGGTAAAAGTTGAAGAGATTAAAGTGTTTCACAAAAACCATGCTCTGATATTCGACATGGTTGATGAGGGAAAGTTTACTGGATTGAGAATCGACCACATCGACGGACTGTATGACCCCACAGAATATTTAAAACGGCTCCGGGAGAAAGTCGGAGACACTTATATTACTGTTGAAAAAATTCTGGAACACGAAGAAGATTTGCCGTCATATTGGCCGATTGAGGGAACTAGCGGGTACGACTTTTTGAATTACGTAAACGGCGTTTTTTGTCGGTGCGATCGCGAACAGCAATTTAGCGAAATATATCAGAGATTTACTCGGTTGAACGTTCCCTACGAACAGTTATTTTTAGATAAAAAAGGACTGATTGTTGAGAAAAACTTGGCGGGAGACGTAGACAATCTAGCTCAACTTTTGAAGAATATCTCCGGTCAATCGAGACAGGGAAATGACTTTACTCGTCCCGGTTTGGAAAAAGCATTGGCGGCTGTTTTGACGATTTTTCCAGTCTACCGAACTTACATCAATCAAGACGGTTTGAGAGAGTCCGATCGCACTTACGTAAAATATGCGATCGCCCATGCCAAACAACAAGTACCGCGACTCCTCAAGGAACTTAATTTTATCGAAACGGTGCTGTTGCTCGAAGAAGAAGAAACTCTAACACCCGAACAAAAAGAGCAGCGCCGACACTTTGTAATGAAACTCCAGCAGTTGACAGGCCCATTAATGGCAAAAGGCGTTGAAGACACCCTTTTATACGTCTACTATCGGCTTTTATCCCTCAACGAAGTGGGAGGAAATCCCAGTCAGTTCGGCGTGTCGCTGGTAGATTTTCACGAGTTCAACAAACAACAGCAAGTTGCTTGGCCGCACAAAATGAATGCGACAGCTACCCACGATACCAAACGCGGCGAAGATGTGCGAGCCAGAATCAACGTTTTGTCAGAAATTCCCGATGAATGGGAACAGCAAGTCAGGTCTTGGAGAGAGGTAAACTCTTCTAAGAAAGTCAACTTTGTGAATCGAATGGTTCCAGATACTAATGACGAATACTTCCTGTACCAAACTCTGCTCGGCAGTTTTCCCTTTGAGGGAATTGAAAACACTGATTATGTCGCTCGCCTGAAAGATTATGTGATTAAAGCTGTCCGCGAAGCCAAAGTTTATACGGCTTGGCTGAGACCGGATAACGACTACGAAGCTGGTTTTATGACCTTTGTCGATAGCGTTCTCGAACCTTCGGAACAAAATCAGTTTCTCAACAAATTTATACCTTTCTGTAAAAAAGTAGCTAATTACGGAATTTTCAATTCTTTATCTCAAACGCTGCTGAAAATCGCGGCTCCGGGCGTTCCCGACATTTATCAAGGGACGGAATTCTGGGATTTAAGCCACGTCGATCCGGATAACCGCCGTCCCGTAGATTTCGATCGCAGAATCGAGGTTTTGCGGGAAATTAAAGAGCAAGCTCAGACTGATATTTTGCAACTGGTGGAAGATTTGATTGCGACGCGAGAAGACGCGAGAATTAAGTTGTTTTTGACGGCAAGAGCGCTAGAAGCGAGAAAAAAATACTTGCAAGTTTTTCAATCAGGCGATTATCTGCCCCTGCAAGCAGTTGGCACATTTAAAGATAATGTTGTTGCCTTTGCCAGAAGCTTTGGAGAGACTACCGTTATTGTCATTGCTCCCCGGTTTTTGACGGGAATTGTCAAACCGGAAGAAATGCCGATCGGCAAACAAGTCTGGAAAGATACTAATTTGAAATTATCCGAGCAAATGCCGTCGGTTTGGAAAGATGCGATTACAAATCAGGCGGTAGAAAGTAACGGTACTTTGGCAATTGGTGAAGCTCTGAGTTACTTTCCCGCAGCTCTGCTGATCGGTAAAAAATAG
- the treZ gene encoding malto-oligosyltrehalose trehalohydrolase, translating into MKIGANYLGNNQCEFTVWAPTLKQIAVQIVSPNKRLIPLQQSAEGYWQTTATDIEPGTLYTYQIEGKTDRPDPASKYQPQGVHAPSQVIDANNFTWTDTSWQGVPLAEMIIYELHVGTFTQAGTFEAIIPQLKQLKELGINAIEIMPVAQFPGDRNWGYDGVYPYAVQNSYGGPEGFKTLVNACHEHGISVILDVVYNHLGPEGNYLRDFGPYFTSKYGSIWGDPLNFDDAYSDGVRNYFIENALYWFRDYHIDALRLDAIQAIFEVGARPFLQELSDATADISQELGRQLYLIAESDLNDVRTVRPKELGGFGLDAQWCDDFHHALHALLTGEDDRYYQDFGKCEHLEKAFKESFVYSGQYAPHRKRKHGNSVKDEPGHKFLVFSQTHDQIGNRILGDRLSKIVDFEGLKLAAGTVLISPYIPFFFMGEEYGEEAPFFYFVSHSDENLIEAIRKDKQQEFKIFEGRGEFHDPQSPETFDKCKLNWEKQTEGKHKILWEWHQHLIQLRRTIPALKKLDKNSLEVSSIEAEKILFLRRWTDDSQIFCILNFNRQEVAFTAALPQGNGHKILDSADEKWMGSGSSLPEKINSEQKLTVKPQSFALYELQ; encoded by the coding sequence GTGAAGATAGGAGCAAATTACCTCGGCAATAACCAATGTGAATTTACCGTTTGGGCGCCCACCCTCAAACAAATCGCAGTCCAAATTGTTTCCCCAAACAAACGCCTGATACCCCTGCAACAATCGGCAGAAGGTTATTGGCAAACCACAGCTACAGACATCGAACCAGGAACCCTTTACACTTACCAAATCGAAGGAAAAACCGACCGACCAGACCCAGCCTCAAAATATCAACCCCAAGGCGTACACGCTCCGTCGCAAGTAATAGATGCAAATAACTTTACTTGGACTGACACAAGTTGGCAAGGCGTGCCGCTAGCCGAAATGATTATTTACGAACTGCACGTCGGCACCTTCACCCAAGCCGGAACATTTGAAGCAATAATTCCCCAGCTAAAACAACTTAAAGAATTGGGAATCAACGCCATCGAAATCATGCCAGTAGCCCAATTCCCCGGCGACCGAAACTGGGGATATGACGGCGTATATCCCTACGCAGTTCAAAACTCCTACGGCGGTCCCGAAGGCTTCAAAACACTCGTTAACGCCTGCCACGAACACGGCATTTCAGTAATTCTCGATGTAGTTTACAACCACCTCGGCCCCGAAGGAAACTATCTCAGGGACTTCGGCCCCTACTTTACATCAAAATACGGCTCGATTTGGGGAGATCCCCTCAACTTCGACGACGCCTACAGCGACGGGGTACGCAACTACTTTATTGAAAACGCCCTCTACTGGTTTCGAGACTATCACATCGATGCCCTGAGATTAGATGCCATTCAAGCAATATTTGAAGTAGGTGCAAGACCTTTTTTACAAGAACTATCCGATGCCACAGCCGATATTTCCCAAGAACTAGGACGGCAACTTTACTTAATAGCCGAAAGTGACTTAAATGATGTCCGCACTGTACGTCCCAAAGAACTCGGTGGCTTCGGACTGGATGCCCAATGGTGCGATGATTTCCACCACGCACTGCACGCCTTGCTCACCGGAGAAGACGACCGATACTACCAAGATTTCGGCAAGTGCGAACACTTAGAAAAAGCCTTCAAAGAAAGCTTTGTTTACTCGGGCCAGTACGCCCCCCACAGAAAGCGGAAGCACGGCAATTCCGTTAAGGATGAACCCGGTCATAAATTTCTGGTATTTTCCCAAACTCACGATCAAATCGGCAACCGGATTTTGGGAGACCGACTCTCGAAAATAGTTGACTTTGAAGGATTGAAACTTGCAGCAGGCACTGTCTTAATTTCTCCCTACATTCCCTTCTTTTTTATGGGAGAAGAATACGGAGAAGAAGCACCGTTTTTTTACTTCGTTTCCCACTCGGACGAAAACTTAATTGAAGCTATCCGCAAAGACAAACAACAAGAATTTAAAATCTTTGAAGGGCGAGGCGAGTTTCACGACCCCCAGAGTCCTGAGACTTTTGATAAGTGCAAGTTAAACTGGGAAAAACAAACGGAAGGCAAACACAAAATCCTTTGGGAATGGCATCAACATCTGATTCAACTGCGGCGGACAATACCAGCCCTTAAAAAACTCGACAAAAACAGTCTTGAAGTGTCCAGCATTGAAGCCGAAAAAATCTTATTTCTACGTCGGTGGACAGATGACAGCCAGATATTCTGCATTCTAAACTTCAACAGGCAAGAGGTAGCTTTTACGGCTGCACTTCCCCAAGGCAACGGTCACAAAATTTTAGACTCTGCTGATGAAAAATGGATGGGTTCAGGTTCTAGCTTGCCTGAAAAGATCAATTCCGAGCAAAAATTGACCGTTAAACCGCAGAGTTTCGCACTCTATGAATTACAGTAA
- a CDS encoding PadR family transcriptional regulator, whose product MLELSALGLLQLQPMHGYRLKQKLELFMSSCISVNYGAIYPLLKRLEERGQIATIAEEAGDAGCPRKIYAITPKGRELWRQKMLEHPQESWVNSGSRFQIKFFFFGDLEPAERLKLLEHRLRACYTRQDYIESLKSEYPLTDDYQFASRDRCKSVLASEIEWLTEQLAKEKRAIAGVRDSPTSAESADSKGKSFQLTHSGES is encoded by the coding sequence ATGCTTGAATTATCAGCCCTTGGGCTGCTACAGTTGCAACCGATGCACGGCTATCGGCTAAAGCAAAAACTGGAGCTGTTTATGAGCAGTTGCATCAGCGTCAACTACGGAGCGATTTACCCACTCCTGAAGCGCTTGGAAGAGCGAGGCCAGATTGCGACAATTGCCGAAGAAGCCGGAGATGCGGGCTGTCCGCGCAAAATCTACGCAATTACCCCCAAAGGGCGCGAACTGTGGCGGCAAAAAATGCTCGAACACCCTCAAGAAAGCTGGGTTAACAGTGGTTCCCGGTTCCAAATCAAGTTTTTCTTTTTTGGGGACTTAGAACCCGCAGAACGGCTGAAGCTATTGGAACACCGCTTGCGAGCCTGTTACACCCGGCAAGACTACATCGAAAGCCTCAAGAGCGAATATCCACTAACCGACGACTATCAATTTGCCTCTCGCGATCGCTGCAAGTCAGTGCTGGCGTCAGAGATAGAGTGGTTAACCGAGCAACTAGCCAAGGAAAAAAGGGCGATCGCTGGAGTTCGTGACTCCCCAACCTCCGCTGAATCCGCCGACTCCAAGGGAAAATCCTTCCAACTCACCCACTCAGGTGAGTCATAA